AAAGGCAGCTCACTATTGTCGTTatttgtctcccccccccctctctctctctctcacacacacacacacacacacacacacccacacacacacactttcacactctctctctctctctctctctctctctctctctctctctctctcacacacacacacacacacacacacacacacacacacacacacacacacacacacacacacacacacacacacacacacacacacacacacacacacacacacaaaatgtgcttaggaaattatgTCAGTAATCCTATTGAGATATTTAGATTTATTAACCCTTTTAAAATTGGCAACCGCACTTCCAATGTATCGGCGAGCATGTACCGAATGTGCCCCTCCATCTGTGACCATGGTGATAGTGGAAGACAGGTAGCATACTGGCATGTCTATGTGTCTCCTCACCCAAAAGGAGGGATACACTTTGGAGAAATATTGATTTTCTCTcctcccaccacccctctctctgcctctctctctctctctctctctctctctctctctctctctcgctctctctctctctgcctctctctctctctctctctctctctctctctctctctctctctctctctaatgatgACATAGATGTGGaatagtgtatatgtgtgtgtgcgtgcgtgtgtctgtgtgtgtgtgtgtgtgtgtgtgtgtggctgcacatCCATGTGCATTTTTATATGTACATGTGTAGTcatgtgctgtgtgctgctgatCTGTCCCAATTCAGTTCGTCCCCTGAGCCACTGACTTTCACATTAAATGTGAAGGACGTAACGGCATGTCAGCGCATCTCAGTGCTGGTTTGTCCTCTTCAGACAGACAGCTCCGTGGCGGCATCGGTGGCAAATCAGTTCATGTGAAGTACTGTGTTAGTCCTTCGTCTCTCCAAAAGCCCCAAAGTCAAacacagcagaaaaaaacgccccaACCAGGGGTTACAGACACACATGAAAATTGTTCAGCCATGCATGTTCTTACTTCCGAAACGCTGAGATGACTAAGCAACATTCATTAGACTTGGACCTACTGTAGATGTAGACTGTTTTGTTATATTGTCAATCAACAGCACACCAGCAGTGCATACATTGAATGAGACTTTAAAATtaattttctcttttctttatgCAACTACACAGACAGGGATCTATCGCACAAAAATAGTCAGTGTGGAAATCAGAAtagagagctgaggagagaggatggTGATGGATTTTTGGTGCACATATGTCAAGGACTGGtctggtacagtacagtatgacaaTGGATGGGCTGTGATACTCCCATTGTTTTGTGAATAATTTCAATTCTGTTGGGTGGAATCTGTTTGGCTTTGCCTGGCTCATTGCGAAGGGAAGTATTACCCAAGCGGTTCACTCTTGTAGGGAGCGCTGGCCGGAACAGAACAGATCTCCTTCATGTGATAGGGATTCTGTGCGCAGCACTTGATGAATATGTTCCGACCCATATGCATAACCTTTGGGAAAGAGTGAGATAGATATGTCCACTTGTAATAATGAGGCATGGTTCCTCTGAGCTCTTCATTTCTCCCATAAGAGCATTAGTGGTCTGATGTATTCTGGGTACATGAGGGGAATGGTAGGGTCAGAGAAAAGAAATCCATCCAGCTTTTCAAATTCTCATTTAAATTTCATAAGGGTCCCCCTATCACCTTAACATAACATCTAAGGGCCATTTCTGCTATCGCTGAACCATGACCACTTCCTCTATTTTTACTGTGAAATGTGTCACGATCTCAGTCGCATTTCTCTTGGCAGTGCACGCTCTGCCACTTCCTCCTATACACCACGTCATGTCGTCAGCGTCCAGTTCTGCGCCGCTTGATTGGCAGCCATGACCCCGGAGCCTCCTGCAGAGGACACAGGTTAGCATGACGTCCTGCCATCTCCCCCGCATGTGTCCTGCTTGTTGTGGAGCTAGCCCCTCTGCAGTGGGCCTGAATAATGCATGGCAGCAAGTGAGAAAGGGCCCCCAtggcaacaagaaagggcccccatgGCAACAAGAAAGGGCCTCACACACCTTGTCAGGGAAGTGAAGGCGCTTGAAAAGAAAATGTAAAcgcttagggcaggggtgtcaaacatacatacatacaacattttttttttttttttttttactttttttttattattttttttatgaaataaccgaaatgcgcaattacggccctcggggcaaaatcgagacctgcatgacattaacccaatggtccctctgttacactgtatatatgtagtaaagtgcacatcacacttctattataaatagtgaatttgtactgtaacaggcatttgataaagctcatatattatagacctcattaaacagagataaaatgttaatactccttattcgtattgtattggtattggttgtaattaaataataaatataattggatttgtattggttcctattaagctcaaactggaaacaggatgttagaatgcgtgaaaatgcaggaaattacatataagaaatacaaaatgttctgggggacaacccccagacccccttccAAAaggaactgtcccatatttaatgaattgacggttggcaatgaatgaatgaagtcaaggaaattttgcataggattatcagtattgcattgctttctacatattcaacacacttaaaacgtgatagtactgaacactaatcctgtgctttacgtttttttttttttttgcgatgaagttactaatgcggcccgcttgaggtccacatgggttgtatgcggcccccggaccaaaatgagtttgacacccctgacttagggggtttcttttgccttaagacatgtaaatgtttttatcttttacctgacatgtgttACCTGATATGTTAAGATAaaaactggtaacactttagaataatggatgcaaaaaagcatataaagacttaataaataattaactattgatgaacaaaacattagcaagcgtttgtaaatgactaggaaatgtaaacaaatgctagtaaatgactaagaaatgctatgttaatattttatatttatcaaacatttacaagttgcttgtaaatgaataaaatactctgttataaggtgtgtaaagtcttgaatatatcatttgtagatattttgtaaagcattaataaaacgtagttaataataaaaacatttgttaatgttttattcatcattagttaattatttactgattctttactaaggaacattattataaagtgttacctaaaaacttttacatgtcttaaggcaaaataaacccctaaatgtttaagttaaacagttagacataatgaacttaatacatatgaaaAGAAAATTGCTCACACCAAAATCTAGGCCTGCCCCTCCCGGGTGTCATTGTCATTAGCCTGCCTTTGAATTCATATTTTAATTCTCTGACAATCTTGCGTTCCGTACGAAGGTACGTAACGTGACTCACTGGGCTGTCAGGAGACCCTGTCCAACTCTTTTGTGAACCATCCATAGACAAATCACAGTGCTACTGATGAAGTGAAGAAAACATTTTCTTTAGAAGGAAACCAAATGTGTTTGGGTGATAAAGCCATTTGTCCTGTGTTACATTTTTCCATTGGTTGGATTTGGTATCTTTGGATCGGCTATTAGTTAGGTAAGGTCATTTCAAGAGGTCAATTGGAAATGTAATGTCTTGGCTGTGTGAATTACTGAGTGTGTTATTGAGACTTACTTTCATGTATAATACCTTTTCCGTGTAGCTAATAAAAAATGCAATTCTCTGCTTTTCACTTTTGAATAAAATTCTGCATTGAACTAGTAGAGCTTTGCAAACTCATAATTAGTGTCTACAATATGTTAATATTATGCACACTCATGCAAAttagtaaataataaataataaataaattgcaTGTCAACCATATATTTGTATAGTGTAAATGCATTGCTTCAGgcaacaacaacatcaaaaaaACAGATAGTTTTACCTTTACCTAGGAAAAGACTATTTTTCTGCCCCTTGTTCTGGAAATCTGGACAATCAATGTTGTGAATTCATATACAAAATAAAGACATGTCTGAAAGATATTAAAAAGTGTATGTCCAAAATGTAATTCTGTGACTGCAGCCCTTGTCTTTCGACCTAGTCTATTTGGAATTTGCATGAAACACTGATGAGACTGACCCTCTAAATGTACACTGGGAGAATGGGGAAATAATAATTATTCACAGACTTGTAGAAAATAGCACCGACTAAGCACAGTTCAAACATGGTCCAAATAGCACTTTGCACTGCATACCCTCAATATACAGTTGCTCTAACACTACCCCTATTGGACTTATACTGCACCATTTTCGCAGGATGCCATGCACATTCATAGCAAATATTGCTGAAAGAAACTCCCAAAGCAAACAGCTAAACATGTTCATCTTCAGTCGTACTACTTTGCTGTTCCTTTTACAAGTCATTTTGTTTACCAGCAAAGACACAAATAAAAATCTGGTTTACACATAACGTCTCTGTAAAGTAAGCACCATGGCTGTGCCCTCGACTGTCACTCCAACTGTGTGGTGTATGCATCTAATCTGGAGCCACATGTCGACAGGGGGCCTGGTAGCAACACAAGCACTTCGGGAAAGGAGCCAGCTGTAGAATTTGCCACCCACCACCCGATTACTTCCGGCCCATTTGAGGGACAGATCACATCTCAGCGTATAGAGCCCTGAACAGGGGCCGGGTGGGCAGGCCAGGCAGCAGACATATCATCAAGGCTGTGAGCGTCTCAGCAGCTGCTCTGGCTCCACGTGTCCGTGGCTGGAGCCCTCGTCTCATTTAACGCTCTAAGGATCCTCTGGCAGGTCACGAGAGGAAGGGAGACAAGAAGGGAcatgaggagagcaagagagggagggagggagggagaaagagacacgcagaaggggaaaaaagacagaggcagaaagatatgcaggtggacagacagatggatgggaAGACGGACAAGGGACACCAATGAGACTGCTGTTGATGCTGGtgagatgacagacagacagaggggaatACAAAGACAAGTagtagacagacagtcagacagagggacagacaggagacagagatagaaagggagaggagacatttggtttgaactGCATGGTGGTGGTCAGACCCGGGCACTCCAGAGCTGAGGCTACATGCCCATTCCAATCATCTTCAACAGGGCACAGTAGCCTCACGGGCACATCCCTGCCACTGCTCAGCACCACAGAAGCAGTGTTGCTGCGGCCGCTATGCTGCCTTGCTCCTCACACCACACTGGTGACATGTTGATCCAGTGTGGACTAGACaaggattaaatattttgaaAGAAAATGATTCAATATGTGAGTGTGCAAAGTGCATGCACAATTATTGTTcataatgggaaaaaaacaaacaacaacaaacaaaaaacgttTGGACAATATTATTTGTAATTACAATGCATTTCAAAATAATATCATTGTAGACATGAATGACATTAACAATGTTTTCTCAGGTTGTACTTCATACACTGCCCTGTCACTACGCATGGTTTTAAATAATGCTTCTCTAAGGGCTGTATAAGGGTACATTATTGATTATCAGCTAGGTTTCATAACATATGATGTGGTCATTAATTCATATAGTGAATGcctttatttaattaatttctaATCCCATTCATGGAATTTATCAGAAAAATAGCTCAGCCATTTTGGAATATTTCAGCAGCATCTATGATAAGGATATTCACCACTGCTTGAGGTATAGCTCCCTCTAGTGTTTGTTAACCCACATGATACATGTCGAGAGGGGTTACACAacatagtaggcctacgctaGGCAATTGAATGGACCCATGCATGTTTAAAGAAGAAGAACATCAAAATATGGATATTTTGTATTCATATGATGATCTGgaaaaagttttttaaaagtaataatgatgatgcttatCAGTGTTTTGGATGGCAGGGTTAAGTTTCACCTTTCAAAAGATTTTAAATGCCTTGGAAAAGGGGTTTGTATTGTTCCCATCAGAAATCTGCCAAAGTTCTATGAATTTTGTGTAAACAAATGCATGAAAATTATACATAGCCTAAAAATGGTGAAATTCCATGTTTACTGTTGTAAGAAAGGCACATTAACACAAAAATGCGTTTGCCACTTTACATTTTATTTCACATATTTCATATATAACAGAGGATTATCAAAGACAAGCCTGAAAAAGTGTTGAAGCTGTGATTTCCAGATACAAAGATACTATCATTAATCACTATCCAGCCACTGACAAGTTGTGCTCACTTCAATTTAAAGACACCAAACACTGTAAAAATATTATTTTAGCCTTCCAGCATTCGGTACAATAAATAAGAACATTAAATATGGTTAAATTAAAGGCATCTGTTGGAGCACTCCACTGCAGGTGAGGGGAAGGATCTCAGCAGAACTGCACCAGTTCACTCATAGTGCAGCCCGAGCGGCAGCACAACCCTGCGGGCCCTTCTCTACGGACACGGTGGAACGCCCTGCTCTCCTCGGCCTCAGCCTCGGCCTCAGCCTCCCTGGCGTCCTCAGGTTGTGCCCATGACCCCTGTGGCTCCCCGCTGGCAGCCTCGGGCTCAGAGGAGGCGGCGGCAGAAGGCCTGTGCTCAGACGTCCACTCTGgcacctgctgctgctgaaccTCCCCGCTGCCCGTGATCAGGAACTGCTCACTGCTGACATGGCCCAGGAGGCCGCCTGCTCAGGAGGGAAAAGAAaaggcaagaaaaaaaacaaaaatgaagcGAAAGAAAAGTAAATTAAAGGggatagaagagaagaaagaggtttTTTTAATCAGAAATAGTGGGGGTGATGCTGAGTGGAAAGCAGagctgtgttaaagggacactgttcaggaaatggtcaaaaaaggtactgcaactatgctgctaattgaaactgggctgcctattgccaaatttgatctttacatgaaagtttactaagtaataaacaaatcttttctagtattgtccaagtagagtcgtttttgcagctaaaaatggctatttttggaaattcaaaatggcggaccatggagaagatcccctttttcatgtatgaaaagtgcaatttttatagtcataatgaatacttagaatctgatgctggtggtaatgaaaaaggtaacattagtgaatgggcagcatgaattcaggaaatgaacaactaaaaatctcacacagtgtccctttaaagacgcGGTGGCACTTACTGTAGAGGCCCCTGTGTGCTTGGTCCACTTCACGCACATGGCGACTAGGGCTAGAGCTTCCACAGGACGAAATCACCATCCGGATGAACTCGCGCCCACAGAG
This genomic interval from Engraulis encrasicolus isolate BLACKSEA-1 chromosome 16, IST_EnEncr_1.0, whole genome shotgun sequence contains the following:
- the insl3 gene encoding insulin-like 3 (Leydig cell) encodes the protein MIAKLSTLLVVCLIVGDSVVKAQDGRLKLCGREFIRMVISSCGSSSPSRHVREVDQAHRGLYSGLLGHVSSEQFLITGSGEVQQQQVPEWTSEHRPSAAASSEPEAASGEPQGSWAQPEDAREAEAEAEAEESRAFHRVRREGPAGLCCRSGCTMSELVQFC